Within Vicia villosa cultivar HV-30 ecotype Madison, WI linkage group LG1, Vvil1.0, whole genome shotgun sequence, the genomic segment CTATTGTTATTGAAATACCTTATACATAAACACATACCTGATTAAGGGACTGTTTGGATTAACAGCTTATTTAGAGCTTATAGCACAAGTGCTTTTTAAAATAAGCACTTATAAAAAAAGCTTGCAAATGAATCTAAATTATGTTTATACGTGCTATAAATCGTCTTCACAAGTAATCTTTGAGAACTTGTAAACATAAGCTCAAAGAAGTTTATAAATAATGCTATAAGCCGTGTGCTTCCAAACTGTATCACAAAACTTATGCCATAAGATAAGCTCAAATAAGCCAATTCAAACAGGCTCTAACACTTATACTGTTAATgcttatttgagctataagtttgTTGGCTTTAGTTTTTATCGGGCTTCGCTAGCCAAAAAGTCCTTATAGGATTGTTGATGATTACGGGCAAGTCGGATTTTATGACGGAATTTCTAAATATAATGAAATGCATAAGCTAATTTCAGAGTTATGCaagaaattataatttaataactCATTTGGGGCTGTTAGGAAGTTTTATGTAAactgattttattacaaaatatgTGTTGTTGTGACTTGGTTTAGATTGATTTGTATTATGAGAGCTTATCAATTAAAGCGTGTTTTTGATTGTTCATTTATGACAAAACTTTGTTAAGCTCGTCAGTGTTTACACATTTAAGAAGAATATAGATTTAATTGAGGTTTTCTTAACAATTAGCGCAGAGGCTATTTTCACCTTATATGAGAAGCTATTGTTTATAAAATGTACAGTTATTGCAATTAGACCAGAATTCCTCTGTATTCCATATTTGTGTTTTCTTTCTCACCGTTCAATGACAGATTTTGCTGGATTTTCCTGCTGTTTTTCATTGTTGCTTCTGCTTGTAATGCAGAAAGATAATACAGAGGGTTCAACAGTTGATCTAGAAGAATTGTGCCGTAAATATTTAGAAACAAGGTAAGGCCAACAGCTCTAACTTTGCTAGTAAACACTGCTGAAATCTGTATACTGTACACTGACCAGTTGTTTGCCACAAGTTTAAAACTATTCCTAGTTTTCTGTGTAAACTTTACTTGATGTATAGTCTATTGGGCGGGAATGGTTACCGATGTTTGGCTTTTACCAAACTGACCCCCTCGTTTAAACCCACACAGaactgaaaaagaaaaataaaaaaatgtgaatCCGAGACCTGGTTTCACCCGCCCATGTGTCATTTTTTCGGTTTGGATTTTGCATTTTGGGGCGGGTTGCAGTTGTCTGTCCACCCCACGTATCAAGAATATCAATGATTACTTAGAAAGTTGGACACTAGTCGTAATTGTTAGTAGCATACTATAGCAGAGAAGAGCTGCATCTGGCTGCTATAAGATATTCATAATTTTGCAATTTTCACTGGTGGTAGTTGCTCCACAAACTGTCTATGGCGGCTGGCACGTGAGCCACTGCACCATTTCCGATATGGCTTCTATTTTACAACACTATAGTCTACAGTGTAAATTATTTATCCATGACTTGTTATCTAAAGATTGAGAACGAATGAGACTCATGATTGGAAGTTGCAATCTCATTTTTCTAATTGCTGCTGCCAGTTAGTTATATAATTTTTGCCTATTTTTTATGTTAATTGAGCTTTTTGTTCTTTGTTCTTCTCGTTTCAGTAGCAAGGATGCTAAGACAGCAATCAATGATCAAAAGGAGCAAGGTATGCCTATAAATCCTTGAAATAGTGAATTCTTTTTTCCTTTCTCATAGTCAGATTTTCTTCTCATCTCATTTTGTTGCTACTGGAGTCGTGGAAGTTAAGTCTTAATGGCGGATTTCCAATTACCTGCTAGTTGTAGGTTTGGACTCCAAAAATGAAGTGGAGAAGTCTAagggaaagaagaaaaagaaaagcaacTTAGTTTCTGAATCTGTTCTTAATAATGTGGAAGATAACCAATTGGAGTCACCGACTGTGGTTACAGAAAATGGTACTGAAACAGAGAAGAAGtccaaacataaaaagaaaaagaaagataagtcAAAAAGTAAAGGGGATGAAAAAGAACAGATTGAAGATCTCGGTGCAAATGTTTCAGAAAAAGAGGATCTCAAAGCATCAACTGAAGAAGCaacacctgagaagaaagattctaagaaaagaaaaagaccaaattctaAAGAAAATGGTGAACAAGAGACTGAAATAAAGGAAGATGAAGAAACCAAGCGCAGAAAAATAGAAGATTTGAAAGAACCTCAGGGAGGAAACCAATCAGCGAAAACAGATGAGCACTATGAGAATGGGGCAGAGAAATCTTCTGAGCAAAAGTCTCAGAAGAAAAAGAACAAGGAGTCAACTGAGGTATGCCATAACTAGTATTAGTTCTTTCTGAATGCAGTATATACTATGCTTCCTGGCCTATAGATACTGCACTTTGAAATAGTCAGTGAGCTTTTTTTTCTCCATTTAAGTTGGAatatacatttcattttcccatccTTATTCTAAAGGAAAAAATGTTTTGAATCGTCTAAAACTTACATAATGTTTCCGATTAGTCTGTTTGTTGGCGTCCCTTTAAATCAAATAGCGGACTGTTACAAAGTGCTATATGTTTGTCTTGATGCGTATATTTAGGACTCGAATT encodes:
- the LOC131628839 gene encoding uncharacterized protein LOC131628839 isoform X2; translation: MPANPSGIKGISTLFSFTPRQVLLSNRTMKHDADNRTVNSEQKAKLLLHQSIALYLEHSGFSKTLKKFLSEAKIEKDNTEGSTVDLEELCRKYLETSKDAKTAINDQKEQVVGLDSKNEVEKSKGKKKKKSNLVSESVLNNVEDNQLESPTVVTENGTETEKKSKHKKKKKDKSKSKGDEKEQIEDLGANVSEKEDLKASTEEATPEKKDSKKRKRPNSKENGEQETEIKEDEETKRRKIEDLKEPQGGNQSAKTDEHYENGAEKSSEQKSQKKKNKESTEKKPAKAAFQRVQVDKIDFVDERLQDNSYWAKGGAESGYGAKAEEILGQVRGRDFRHEKTKKKRGTYRGGVIDLHSHSVKFNYSDDE
- the LOC131628839 gene encoding uncharacterized protein LOC131628839 isoform X4, whose product is MPANPSGIKGISTLFSFTPRQVLLSNRTMKHDADNRTVNSEQKAKLLLHQSIALYLEHSGFSKTLKKFLSEAKIEKDNTEGSTVDLEELCRKYLETSKDAKTAINDQKEQGLDSKNEVEKSKGKKKKKSNLVSESVLNNVEDNQLESPTVVTENGTETEKKSKHKKKKKDKSKSKGDEKEQIEDLGANVSEKEDLKASTEEATPEKKDSKKRKRPNSKENGEQETEIKEDEETKRRKIEDLKEPQGGNQSAKTDEHYENGAEKSSEQKSQKKKNKESTEKKPAKAAFQRVQVDKIDFVDERLQDNSYWAKGGAESGYGAKAEEILGQVRGRDFRHEKTKKKRGTYRGGVIDLHSHSVKFNYSDDE
- the LOC131628839 gene encoding uncharacterized protein LOC131628839 isoform X3; translated protein: MPANPSGIKGISTLFSFTPRQVLLSNRTMKHDADNRTVNSEQKAKLLLHQSIALYLEHSGFSKTLKKFLSEAKIEKDNTEGSTVDLEELCRKYLETSSKDAKTAINDQKEQGLDSKNEVEKSKGKKKKKSNLVSESVLNNVEDNQLESPTVVTENGTETEKKSKHKKKKKDKSKSKGDEKEQIEDLGANVSEKEDLKASTEEATPEKKDSKKRKRPNSKENGEQETEIKEDEETKRRKIEDLKEPQGGNQSAKTDEHYENGAEKSSEQKSQKKKNKESTEKKPAKAAFQRVQVDKIDFVDERLQDNSYWAKGGAESGYGAKAEEILGQVRGRDFRHEKTKKKRGTYRGGVIDLHSHSVKFNYSDDE
- the LOC131628839 gene encoding uncharacterized protein LOC131628839 isoform X1 encodes the protein MPANPSGIKGISTLFSFTPRQVLLSNRTMKHDADNRTVNSEQKAKLLLHQSIALYLEHSGFSKTLKKFLSEAKIEKDNTEGSTVDLEELCRKYLETSSKDAKTAINDQKEQVVGLDSKNEVEKSKGKKKKKSNLVSESVLNNVEDNQLESPTVVTENGTETEKKSKHKKKKKDKSKSKGDEKEQIEDLGANVSEKEDLKASTEEATPEKKDSKKRKRPNSKENGEQETEIKEDEETKRRKIEDLKEPQGGNQSAKTDEHYENGAEKSSEQKSQKKKNKESTEKKPAKAAFQRVQVDKIDFVDERLQDNSYWAKGGAESGYGAKAEEILGQVRGRDFRHEKTKKKRGTYRGGVIDLHSHSVKFNYSDDE